In a genomic window of Aggregatimonas sangjinii:
- a CDS encoding DUF1697 domain-containing protein, translating to MHKYIALLRGINVSGQKKIIMSELRDMLKALNFQDVETYIQSGNIALKSSEGRNAKVAEKIKKAIADTFGYDVPVLVKTYGELKSIFKKNPFTDASDIEHKRVYFALLQETPQPELIKTFQQEKFEAEAFMVTNDCVYLNYKMGAGKAKLSNTLIERKLKVSATSRNYRTMVKLLEMAQ from the coding sequence ATGCACAAATACATCGCGCTTTTAAGGGGAATCAACGTCAGCGGACAAAAGAAGATTATCATGTCCGAATTGCGCGACATGCTGAAGGCGTTAAATTTTCAAGATGTCGAGACCTATATTCAAAGCGGAAATATCGCTTTAAAGAGCTCGGAAGGCCGTAACGCTAAGGTTGCCGAAAAAATCAAAAAAGCCATTGCCGACACCTTTGGTTACGATGTTCCTGTTTTGGTCAAGACCTATGGGGAATTGAAATCTATTTTCAAGAAAAATCCCTTTACCGATGCCTCCGACATCGAACACAAAAGGGTCTATTTCGCTTTACTTCAAGAAACGCCACAACCCGAATTGATCAAAACATTTCAACAGGAAAAATTTGAAGCCGAAGCGTTTATGGTGACGAATGATTGCGTTTATCTGAATTACAAGATGGGTGCGGGGAAGGCGAAACTCAGTAACACCCTTATCGAGCGAAAATTAAAAGTTTCGGCAACTTCAAGAAACTACCGAACCATGGTCAAGTTGTTGGAAATGGCACAATGA
- a CDS encoding pseudouridine synthase, whose protein sequence is MGRSESNEKGRKSGREGGNFRKKSYARGNAPIKKKQQPQKPSDPNVIRLNRYVANSGVCSRRDADIYIAAGNITVNGKPVTEMGHKVKLTDTVKFDGRLLNPVKREYVLLNKPKDFVTSGRDEHGKRTAVGLISNASKTELKPVGKLDKDTTGLILFTNDGEMTKRLNSPKNGLRKIYHIELTKPLRSADLKKIQDGLPVDEKVVKVQEVSFVDNAPKNQVGMEIYSSRNNIVRRIFEELDYEIVKLDRVVYAGLTKKDLPRGHWRYLTEQEVINLGMIQ, encoded by the coding sequence ATGGGCAGGTCAGAATCGAATGAAAAGGGTCGGAAATCGGGAAGGGAAGGTGGTAACTTTCGTAAGAAAAGTTATGCCCGGGGCAACGCACCTATCAAAAAGAAACAGCAGCCTCAAAAACCGTCGGACCCCAATGTAATCCGTTTGAACAGGTATGTGGCCAATTCGGGTGTTTGCTCAAGAAGGGATGCCGATATCTATATCGCTGCGGGAAACATTACCGTAAATGGTAAACCTGTTACCGAAATGGGGCATAAGGTAAAATTGACCGATACCGTAAAGTTCGATGGGCGGTTGCTCAATCCGGTTAAGAGAGAGTACGTACTGCTGAACAAACCCAAGGATTTCGTGACATCCGGTAGGGACGAACATGGCAAGCGTACCGCGGTGGGTCTGATTTCCAATGCGTCAAAAACCGAATTAAAGCCCGTCGGGAAATTAGATAAGGACACGACCGGCCTGATCCTATTTACCAATGATGGTGAAATGACCAAACGCTTGAACAGTCCTAAAAACGGACTTCGGAAAATATACCATATCGAACTCACGAAACCGCTGCGCAGTGCCGATTTAAAGAAAATACAAGACGGTCTTCCGGTAGATGAAAAAGTGGTTAAGGTGCAGGAAGTAAGTTTTGTCGACAATGCCCCAAAGAACCAAGTGGGGATGGAGATATATAGTTCCCGAAACAATATTGTACGAAGAATCTTTGAGGAGTTAGACTATGAAATCGTAAAGCTGGACCGTGTTGTCTATGCGGGCCTTACAAAGAAAGACCTTCCACGAGGCCATTGGCGGTATTTGACCGAACAAGAGGTCATCAATTTGGGTATGATCCAATAG
- a CDS encoding glycerophosphodiester phosphodiesterase translates to MNEPLIIGHRGAMGHETENTLASVQKALDLGVDGIEIDVFNIESGETVVFHDERVERLTNGGGRVEEYNYVDLLQLTLDGNHKIPMLQDVLKLIDNKVLLNIELKGAGTSDRVNFIMNYYIEERGWSPENFLISSFNWDELREMRKINPDVAIAVLTEDDPLEAIPEAIELKAVAINPDYEKLTSENNLAIKDAGFKIYAWTVNEPQDIIKMKRFGVDGIITNYPERIR, encoded by the coding sequence ATGAACGAACCTTTGATAATAGGGCATCGTGGGGCCATGGGCCACGAAACGGAAAACACCTTGGCCTCTGTACAGAAAGCACTTGACTTGGGTGTAGATGGTATCGAGATCGATGTCTTTAATATCGAGAGTGGGGAGACCGTTGTGTTTCACGATGAGCGGGTAGAACGTCTGACCAATGGTGGGGGGCGTGTAGAGGAATACAATTATGTAGACCTATTGCAACTTACCCTTGACGGAAATCATAAAATACCGATGCTGCAGGACGTCCTGAAATTAATTGATAACAAAGTACTCCTCAATATCGAACTCAAGGGTGCCGGGACATCGGATCGGGTGAATTTTATTATGAATTACTATATCGAAGAACGAGGTTGGTCTCCAGAGAATTTTCTCATCTCCAGTTTCAATTGGGATGAGCTACGGGAGATGCGCAAAATTAATCCCGACGTGGCCATCGCTGTACTAACCGAAGACGACCCCCTTGAAGCGATTCCGGAGGCCATAGAACTGAAGGCCGTTGCGATTAACCCGGATTACGAGAAACTTACAAGTGAAAACAATTTGGCGATCAAGGATGCCGGTTTTAAAATCTATGCGTGGACGGTGAATGAACCGCAGGATATCATAAAAATGAAACGATTTGGTGTCGACGGCATTATCACCAATTATCCTGAACGCATTCGCTAA
- a CDS encoding diphosphomevalonate/mevalonate 3,5-bisphosphate decarboxylase family protein — translation MREQDFEPANYVGQVDEGKVTYRSPSNIALVKYWGKKEHQIPANPSISFTLESCATTTTVSFTKLKSKAKDYSFELSFEGKPKEDFKPKIEVFFNRIEPYLPFLKEYHFIIETSNSFPHSSGIASSASGMSALALCLMHLEMELQPDLTIEYFNQKASFLARLGSGSACRSIEGPLVQWGKHETVGSTDLFGIRYPYKVHPVFQEYHDTILLVDKGQKQVSSTVGHDLMHNHPFAEQRFAQAHENLTKLRTVFENGDVETFIQIVESEALTLHAMMMTSLPYFILMKSNTLEIINTIWAFRKKTGTPVCFTLDAGANVHVLFPKAEKEKVDRFIADELVVFCENGQYICDSVGYGAKKLIDKNE, via the coding sequence ATGAGAGAACAGGATTTTGAACCCGCAAACTATGTGGGTCAAGTAGATGAAGGTAAAGTTACCTATCGTTCCCCGAGTAACATCGCCCTTGTGAAGTATTGGGGCAAAAAAGAACATCAGATTCCTGCGAACCCCTCCATCAGTTTTACGTTGGAAAGTTGTGCGACCACGACTACGGTTTCGTTTACCAAATTAAAATCCAAGGCGAAGGACTATTCTTTTGAGCTATCGTTCGAAGGAAAGCCAAAGGAAGATTTTAAGCCGAAAATTGAAGTTTTTTTCAATCGAATCGAACCTTATCTTCCCTTTTTAAAGGAATATCATTTTATCATTGAAACATCGAATTCTTTCCCGCATAGCAGCGGTATTGCTTCCTCCGCCAGCGGAATGTCCGCGCTTGCGCTTTGTTTGATGCATCTTGAAATGGAGCTTCAGCCAGATTTAACGATCGAATATTTCAATCAAAAAGCGTCTTTCTTGGCCCGTCTGGGCTCAGGAAGCGCTTGCAGAAGCATTGAAGGTCCGCTGGTACAATGGGGAAAGCACGAGACTGTGGGAAGTACAGATCTATTCGGAATCAGATATCCCTATAAAGTCCACCCTGTATTTCAGGAATACCACGATACGATTCTTTTGGTCGACAAGGGCCAAAAGCAGGTGAGCAGTACCGTTGGTCACGATTTAATGCACAATCATCCGTTCGCTGAACAACGTTTCGCCCAAGCGCATGAAAATCTGACGAAATTAAGGACGGTTTTTGAAAATGGGGATGTAGAAACGTTCATTCAAATCGTTGAAAGCGAGGCCCTCACCTTGCACGCCATGATGATGACCAGTCTGCCTTATTTTATATTGATGAAGTCCAATACCCTCGAAATCATCAATACCATATGGGCCTTCCGTAAAAAAACCGGTACCCCTGTCTGTTTTACCTTAGACGCAGGTGCCAATGTACACGTTTTATTTCCGAAGGCTGAAAAAGAAAAAGTAGATCGTTTTATTGCGGATGAACTGGTTGTTTTTTGCGAAAACGGGCAGTATATTTGTGATAGCGTAGGATATGGAGCAAAGAAATTAATAGATAAAAATGAATAA
- a CDS encoding four helix bundle protein — MRDNVIKSKSFDFAVYIVYLYKKLVAEHKEYVMSRQLLKSGTSIGANVREAEFAVSKPDFINKMTISLKEANETDYWLDLLHKTGYLVDETHLNAKHKIEEILKLLVSIVKSSKQ, encoded by the coding sequence ATGAGAGACAACGTTATAAAATCCAAGAGTTTCGATTTTGCAGTGTATATTGTATATCTTTATAAGAAGTTGGTTGCCGAGCACAAGGAATATGTTATGTCTAGGCAACTTCTGAAATCAGGAACTTCAATTGGTGCGAATGTAAGGGAAGCCGAGTTTGCGGTTAGCAAACCTGATTTCATCAATAAGATGACAATTAGCCTAAAAGAAGCGAATGAAACCGATTATTGGCTCGATTTGTTGCACAAAACTGGTTATTTAGTTGATGAAACTCATCTAAACGCCAAGCATAAAATAGAGGAAATATTAAAATTATTGGTAAGTATTGTAAAATCGTCCAAGCAATAA
- a CDS encoding mevalonate kinase: MKGPLFYSKILLFGEYGIIKDSKGLSIPYNFFKGALKNDDVDSEAAKKSNSGLREFAGYLEIVQKNSPDLVSFDIAALKRDVDAGMYFDSSIPQGYGVGSSGALVAAIYDKYAKEKITVLENLTREKLLKLKMIFGKMESFFHGKSSGLDPLNSYLSLPILINSKDNIESASIPSQNTEGKGAVFLLDSGITGETAPMVQIFMEKMKNEGFRNMLKDQFIKHTDACVEDFVDGNIKSLFGNLKQLSHVVLDNFKPMIPKKFHQLWKQGIDTNEYYLKLCGSGGGGYILGFTEDIDKAKSALKDYNLEVVYNF; encoded by the coding sequence ATGAAAGGACCCTTATTTTATTCGAAAATCCTTCTCTTTGGAGAGTACGGAATCATTAAAGATTCTAAAGGACTTTCCATCCCCTATAACTTTTTTAAAGGAGCCTTGAAGAACGACGACGTCGATTCCGAGGCGGCTAAGAAATCGAATAGTGGCCTAAGGGAATTTGCCGGCTATCTTGAAATCGTACAAAAAAATAGTCCCGACTTGGTTTCTTTCGATATCGCCGCCTTAAAAAGGGATGTTGATGCCGGAATGTATTTCGATAGTTCAATTCCCCAAGGATACGGTGTGGGCAGTAGTGGTGCTTTGGTAGCAGCTATTTATGATAAATATGCCAAGGAAAAGATTACGGTTCTCGAAAATCTGACCCGAGAAAAGCTTTTAAAATTGAAAATGATTTTCGGTAAAATGGAGTCATTTTTTCACGGGAAATCTTCAGGACTAGATCCCTTGAACAGTTATTTAAGTCTGCCGATTCTAATCAATTCCAAAGACAATATCGAATCTGCCAGTATTCCCTCTCAAAATACTGAGGGCAAAGGTGCCGTATTCCTTTTAGATAGCGGTATCACTGGTGAAACGGCCCCAATGGTTCAGATTTTTATGGAAAAAATGAAGAACGAAGGGTTTCGCAATATGCTAAAGGACCAGTTCATCAAACATACCGATGCCTGCGTTGAAGATTTTGTAGACGGTAATATAAAATCACTTTTCGGGAATTTAAAGCAACTCTCCCACGTTGTTCTCGATAACTTTAAGCCGATGATTCCCAAGAAGTTTCATCAGTTGTGGAAACAAGGAATCGATACCAATGAGTACTACCTAAAACTCTGTGGATCAGGTGGTGGGGGTTATATTTTAGGATTCACAGAAGATATCGACAAGGCCAAATCCGCACTGAAAGACTACAATTTAGAAGTGGTATACAACTTCTAA
- a CDS encoding NAD(P)/FAD-dependent oxidoreductase has product MYDVLIIGGGAAGFYAAIHVAEANPTFKVGILERGKEVLGKVKVSGGGRCNVTHAEFDPGELVKRYPRGEKELLGPFHAYCSGDTVAFFQERGIELKIEDDGRMFPITNSSQTIIDCFLSETVRLGIHILRHSTVTDIRHTTLANKEKGWAVKSIKGSYETKKLLVATGSNPKIWNLLEKLGHTIVPPVPSLFTFNIKDERINGIPGVSTPASVSVLAKSHSNSKVTIKLRSQRPDEVLLQDEGPVLITHWGLSGPAILKLSAWGAILMNDRNYRFKIRVNWLPDFNKGAIISFLMDIKEVEGKKTVLRTKAFELPRRLWTNLVRASDIEKTTKWADTTKEQLQALAKQLTECEFEVDGKSTFKEEFVTAGGVDLKEINFKTFSSKKLPNLFFAGEIMNVDALTGGYNFQNAWTSAYIAAKGISGG; this is encoded by the coding sequence ATGTACGATGTACTGATCATAGGAGGGGGCGCAGCGGGGTTCTATGCGGCCATACATGTAGCTGAGGCAAATCCTACCTTTAAGGTGGGTATCCTGGAGCGCGGAAAGGAAGTATTGGGTAAAGTAAAGGTTTCCGGTGGGGGCCGATGTAATGTTACCCATGCCGAATTCGACCCAGGTGAATTGGTAAAACGATATCCCAGAGGGGAAAAAGAGCTCTTAGGACCGTTTCACGCCTACTGTAGTGGCGATACCGTGGCCTTTTTTCAAGAAAGGGGCATCGAATTGAAAATCGAGGACGACGGGCGAATGTTTCCGATTACGAATAGCTCACAAACCATCATAGACTGCTTTTTAAGCGAAACAGTTCGTTTGGGGATTCACATTTTACGTCATAGTACGGTAACCGATATTCGACACACAACTTTGGCAAACAAAGAAAAAGGATGGGCGGTCAAATCGATCAAGGGTTCCTATGAAACCAAAAAGTTATTGGTAGCGACCGGAAGCAACCCGAAAATATGGAATCTACTCGAAAAATTAGGGCATACGATCGTTCCACCGGTTCCTTCACTATTTACCTTTAATATTAAGGATGAGCGAATCAATGGGATTCCCGGAGTAAGCACCCCGGCGTCGGTGTCCGTTTTGGCAAAGAGTCATTCGAATTCAAAAGTAACCATCAAGCTACGGAGCCAAAGGCCCGATGAGGTATTGCTCCAAGATGAGGGGCCGGTACTCATTACCCATTGGGGATTAAGTGGCCCGGCGATCCTAAAACTGTCGGCTTGGGGAGCTATTTTGATGAATGACCGTAACTACCGTTTCAAAATCAGGGTCAATTGGTTGCCCGATTTTAACAAAGGTGCCATTATCTCTTTTCTAATGGATATCAAAGAGGTAGAAGGAAAGAAGACCGTACTGCGTACCAAGGCCTTTGAACTACCACGGCGTTTATGGACGAACCTCGTGCGCGCCTCCGATATAGAAAAAACGACGAAGTGGGCCGACACCACCAAAGAACAGTTACAGGCACTTGCCAAGCAGTTGACCGAATGTGAGTTCGAGGTAGATGGAAAAAGTACCTTTAAAGAAGAATTCGTGACCGCGGGCGGGGTAGATTTGAAGGAAATCAATTTCAAGACCTTTTCAAGTAAAAAGTTACCTAATTTGTTCTTTGCCGGGGAAATCATGAATGTGGATGCGCTAACCGGGGGCTATAATTTTCAAAATGCATGGACCAGCGCCTACATCGCCGCGAAGGGAATTTCGGGGGGCTAG
- a CDS encoding PorP/SprF family type IX secretion system membrane protein, whose amino-acid sequence MKATHKFGTLALGVFLSFLSLQTVSAQQTAVFSEYNFNPFIINSAYAGLLPSTEATATNTGFSTFEGSPRNFSLSFHSPVSDGKIGLGAGIIRDQIGVTTSTSAFAAYSYKIFFDFKDDRPYWQIYQPGTLSFGITAGVQQYQDNLLALGIVDDPNFSQNINATIPTIGVGFLFNHARFYAGVSTPNVLGDALASDDNLQLESPVYGYFGYRFYNNLFEDFILKPSVLLKYEHGAPFQADLNLSVSYRNRFEIGGGFRTSSSANLLAGIYLLNNFRMVYHYNLALKDSPLGNTHGIMLSYRFGRGYSRS is encoded by the coding sequence ATGAAAGCAACACACAAATTTGGCACGCTGGCACTAGGTGTTTTCCTGTCGTTTTTATCGTTACAAACAGTATCGGCACAACAGACCGCCGTATTTTCGGAATACAATTTCAATCCGTTTATCATCAATTCGGCCTATGCAGGTTTGCTGCCTTCGACAGAAGCTACCGCAACGAATACCGGGTTCAGTACGTTTGAAGGAAGCCCGAGAAACTTTAGCCTCAGTTTTCATTCGCCCGTGAGCGACGGAAAAATAGGCCTTGGTGCGGGCATAATCAGGGACCAAATCGGGGTGACCACCTCAACGAGTGCCTTTGCCGCCTATTCCTATAAGATTTTCTTCGATTTTAAAGACGATAGGCCTTACTGGCAAATTTACCAACCAGGCACCCTTTCGTTCGGAATAACCGCCGGGGTTCAGCAATATCAGGATAATCTTTTGGCGCTGGGCATCGTAGATGACCCCAATTTCAGTCAGAATATCAATGCGACCATTCCGACAATCGGTGTTGGATTTTTATTCAATCATGCCCGTTTCTATGCCGGGGTTTCCACGCCAAACGTTTTAGGAGACGCCCTGGCATCCGACGATAATCTTCAATTGGAAAGTCCCGTTTACGGCTATTTCGGCTATCGCTTTTACAATAACCTTTTCGAGGATTTTATATTGAAACCAAGCGTCTTGTTAAAGTACGAGCATGGTGCTCCATTTCAAGCGGATTTGAACCTGTCCGTAAGCTATAGAAACCGCTTTGAAATAGGTGGAGGATTCCGTACCAGTTCTTCGGCGAACCTGTTGGCTGGAATCTATTTGCTCAATAATTTTCGCATGGTGTATCATTATAACCTAGCTTTGAAAGATTCTCCTTTGGGCAACACCCATGGCATTATGCTCAGCTATCGCTTCGGAAGGGGATATAGCCGTAGTTGA
- a CDS encoding carbon-nitrogen hydrolase family protein has product MENTLKVALAQIAPVWLNKSGTIQKIETTIQDAGKEKAELIIFGEALLPGYPFWLALTDGAAWDTKVNKELHAHYTRNSIQIEAGELDSIRQLAKEHRMAVYLGVMERAKNRGGHSLYASLVYINAEGEIQSVHRKLQPTYDERLTWAPGDGNGLRVHCLKQFTVGGLNCWENWMPLPRAALYGQGENLHIAVWPGSDHNTKDITRFIARESRSYVISVSSLMKKSDFPEDTPHVEAILKKAPETLANGGSCIAGPDGKWILEPVLHQEGIIYKTLDFNRIYEERQNFDPVGHYSRPDVTKLSVNRERQSTVEFKD; this is encoded by the coding sequence ATGGAAAACACATTGAAAGTTGCGCTAGCACAGATCGCTCCGGTTTGGTTGAACAAATCGGGGACCATACAAAAAATCGAAACGACGATTCAGGATGCGGGAAAGGAAAAAGCGGAGCTTATCATTTTCGGCGAAGCCCTATTGCCCGGCTACCCTTTTTGGTTGGCCCTGACAGATGGTGCCGCGTGGGATACCAAAGTCAATAAGGAACTACATGCCCATTATACTAGAAATTCGATTCAGATTGAGGCGGGGGAATTGGACAGTATACGGCAATTGGCCAAAGAACATCGCATGGCAGTTTATCTTGGAGTCATGGAACGTGCCAAAAACCGTGGCGGCCATAGTCTTTACGCCTCCTTGGTTTACATTAATGCGGAAGGAGAAATACAATCGGTGCATCGAAAACTGCAGCCTACATACGACGAGCGACTGACCTGGGCACCGGGCGATGGCAATGGCTTACGGGTTCATTGCTTAAAACAATTTACCGTCGGCGGACTCAATTGCTGGGAAAATTGGATGCCCTTACCTCGTGCTGCGTTGTACGGGCAGGGAGAAAATTTACACATCGCTGTATGGCCGGGTAGTGACCACAATACGAAGGACATTACCCGATTTATCGCCCGCGAGTCGAGAAGCTATGTGATTTCGGTCTCGTCCTTGATGAAAAAAAGCGATTTTCCCGAAGATACACCACATGTAGAGGCCATTCTCAAAAAAGCACCGGAGACCTTGGCCAACGGGGGATCCTGTATAGCGGGCCCAGATGGTAAATGGATCCTCGAACCAGTGCTGCATCAAGAAGGTATCATTTATAAAACCTTGGATTTTAATCGGATTTACGAGGAGCGGCAGAATTTTGATCCAGTCGGTCATTATTCGAGACCGGACGTGACCAAACTTTCTGTAAATCGTGAGCGGCAGTCTACGGTCGAGTTTAAGGATTAA
- a CDS encoding WG repeat-containing protein, with the protein MNKAVLLFFAFILLCANTLTAQELTPEMESFIANIDGTSLADIEAELDEGLRGLKAFMGFFDGGDSEGIKDYAGEEENFEEPFAIDTAVVAKAVLQFEDIGFQQNFRNGKSQLKFEKIGDNYWNTVWMEEGMAESFMPKTIYFKDGTKVTEGISDNEISFHFENPWGPIAIIDSVAVDYTVYFTAKYDSLMLTKKSKKIKYKEGLIKVKQFENNFLYVTVSDAYADGFYVNALNADGKVLNQNSSSFSPTTDDQAGDGIAEIVSLLEEIQVKLKNKDFKDTEAFKSYFLKEVSKLETAKDTDGVYHKKYYFEGNIDTVKLFIETEEKSKTVSFTAINNSGFGNIILMQDKKHNIFLDANAKELFRSEYRPIQSLGSRYYQSDSLYYHLDLEAKQLRAIDAFRVWEAPNGLAFVQATEESNFLMYDAEFKLLSDFAFEGLYTIDDTYVQGITGTDNFILDSKGTIKKLDGISDIRDPYYGRMAAKSNGKYGYLAGSGEVAIPFVYIDAGNFQDGLAIVAKETNKYGLIDTNGKVVIPLKYFGIQSFENGIVWVSTGDGHELLDKTGKVLVTAEGSSYSVSGSGLDKTYQFGDDTYDAFGRLLPKKEEIKD; encoded by the coding sequence ATGAATAAAGCCGTTCTTCTCTTTTTCGCTTTTATCTTACTATGCGCAAATACCCTAACAGCCCAAGAATTGACTCCCGAAATGGAATCTTTTATAGCTAATATCGACGGCACAAGCCTCGCCGATATCGAAGCTGAATTAGATGAAGGCCTACGAGGACTAAAAGCTTTCATGGGATTTTTTGATGGCGGCGACTCTGAAGGAATAAAGGATTACGCAGGTGAAGAGGAAAACTTTGAAGAACCATTTGCCATAGATACCGCGGTAGTGGCCAAGGCTGTGCTGCAGTTTGAGGATATCGGGTTTCAACAAAACTTCCGTAACGGCAAATCCCAACTGAAATTTGAAAAAATTGGTGACAACTACTGGAATACGGTGTGGATGGAGGAGGGTATGGCAGAAAGCTTTATGCCCAAAACCATATACTTTAAAGATGGCACAAAGGTGACTGAGGGAATTTCAGATAACGAGATAAGCTTCCATTTCGAAAATCCCTGGGGCCCTATCGCTATAATCGACAGTGTAGCCGTTGACTATACCGTTTATTTCACCGCTAAATACGATTCGTTGATGCTTACGAAAAAGTCAAAAAAAATTAAGTACAAAGAGGGTCTTATCAAAGTAAAGCAATTTGAAAATAATTTTCTTTATGTAACCGTGAGCGACGCCTACGCTGATGGATTTTATGTTAATGCGCTGAACGCTGATGGAAAAGTCTTAAACCAGAACAGTAGTTCGTTCTCTCCCACTACCGACGATCAGGCAGGCGATGGGATTGCCGAAATAGTTTCGTTGTTGGAGGAGATTCAGGTAAAATTAAAAAATAAGGATTTCAAGGATACTGAGGCATTTAAAAGCTACTTCCTAAAAGAAGTCTCCAAATTGGAAACCGCCAAGGACACCGATGGGGTGTATCATAAAAAATACTATTTCGAAGGGAATATCGATACGGTAAAGCTCTTTATTGAAACGGAGGAGAAGTCCAAAACGGTTTCTTTTACTGCGATCAACAATAGTGGTTTTGGCAATATTATTTTAATGCAGGACAAAAAACACAATATTTTCCTGGATGCCAATGCCAAAGAGTTGTTCCGGTCGGAGTATCGCCCGATACAATCCTTGGGTTCGCGATACTACCAGAGCGACAGTCTATACTATCACCTTGACCTTGAAGCCAAACAACTGAGGGCAATAGATGCGTTCAGAGTATGGGAAGCCCCTAACGGATTAGCCTTTGTACAAGCTACGGAAGAAAGTAACTTCTTGATGTACGATGCCGAATTTAAGTTGCTATCGGATTTTGCCTTCGAAGGGCTGTATACTATTGATGATACTTATGTGCAAGGAATCACCGGCACCGATAACTTTATTTTAGATTCTAAGGGAACTATCAAAAAACTCGATGGCATCAGCGACATACGCGACCCTTATTATGGAAGAATGGCGGCCAAATCGAACGGTAAATACGGTTATCTCGCAGGGTCGGGCGAAGTCGCTATTCCGTTTGTATATATCGATGCAGGAAATTTTCAGGACGGACTCGCCATTGTGGCAAAAGAAACCAATAAATACGGATTGATCGATACCAATGGAAAAGTAGTGATTCCTTTGAAATACTTCGGGATACAGTCCTTCGAGAACGGTATTGTCTGGGTGTCGACCGGTGATGGGCATGAACTTCTTGATAAGACGGGGAAGGTACTTGTTACCGCGGAGGGCAGTTCGTATTCCGTAAGCGGCTCTGGATTGGATAAAACATATCAGTTCGGTGATGATACCTATGATGCCTTTGGAAGATTGCTTCCAAAAAAGGAGGAGATTAAAGACTAA
- a CDS encoding geranylgeranylglycerol-phosphate geranylgeranyltransferase — MLSRKNKLLLLKLLSLFSVVRGYNILMIALAQYLASIYILSPNLPLRQVIFDLNLFFIVLASGLVIASGYIINNFYDAEKDLINKPKKSMLDRLVGQRFKLTTYFLLNFLAVFAASYVSFRAVLFFSAYIFGIWLYSHKLKKVPFIGNFVSAILAISPFFAVFVYYKNFETVIFVHAVFLFLLILAREMIKDLENMTGDIAQNYRTIPILYGARVSKLGIAALVLLTLVPSLLLIAKFDIGHMNLYFMACVAFLLLFLVLLARSSTKAHYVWLHNILKLIIVVGVFSILLIDVNLVLNRIF, encoded by the coding sequence ATGCTTAGTCGAAAAAACAAACTGCTTCTTCTTAAGTTGCTCAGTTTGTTCTCCGTAGTGCGTGGGTATAATATTTTGATGATCGCCTTGGCGCAGTACTTAGCCTCTATTTATATTCTTTCGCCAAATCTGCCGCTTCGTCAGGTTATTTTTGATCTAAATCTCTTTTTCATTGTTCTGGCATCCGGCTTGGTCATAGCGAGTGGTTACATCATCAACAATTTTTATGATGCCGAAAAAGATTTGATCAACAAGCCAAAAAAGAGCATGTTAGATCGCTTGGTGGGACAGCGCTTTAAGTTGACTACCTATTTCCTTCTTAATTTTCTGGCCGTATTTGCGGCAAGTTATGTTTCCTTTAGAGCTGTTCTCTTTTTCTCGGCCTATATTTTTGGAATTTGGTTGTATTCCCATAAGCTGAAAAAGGTTCCTTTCATCGGAAATTTTGTATCCGCAATTTTAGCGATTTCCCCTTTTTTTGCCGTCTTTGTGTACTACAAGAATTTCGAAACGGTCATTTTTGTGCATGCCGTGTTCCTATTTTTGCTGATTTTGGCGCGTGAGATGATCAAGGACCTCGAGAATATGACCGGCGATATCGCCCAGAATTATCGCACTATTCCCATATTATATGGTGCTCGGGTTTCTAAATTGGGTATTGCGGCGCTAGTGCTGCTTACCTTGGTTCCGTCCCTTCTGTTGATTGCGAAATTTGATATCGGTCATATGAACTTATATTTTATGGCATGTGTGGCGTTTTTGCTTCTTTTTCTAGTGTTGCTGGCACGTTCTTCAACCAAAGCACATTACGTATGGTTGCATAATATTTTAAAACTCATTATTGTGGTAGGGGTTTTCAGTATCTTGTTGATCGACGTGAATTTGGTACTGAACCGAATTTTTTAA